A genomic window from Candidatus Nitrospira nitrificans includes:
- a CDS encoding acyltransferase has protein sequence MHVFIDDRVLIYQEPGCGPVELGDRVKVFEDTHIMVGPEGGVSIGSGTSIHRGCQIDSYKAPIWVGCGVEIAARCDFQSFDHGITPNVPIAKQPLTTKGPIIIEDGAWLGYGVIVLSGVRIGKGAVIGAGSVVTKDVPAGSVAVGVPARVVRMRSDTEESIDAE, from the coding sequence ATGCATGTATTCATCGATGATCGCGTGCTTATTTACCAAGAACCGGGTTGTGGACCAGTGGAGCTTGGCGATCGCGTGAAGGTGTTTGAAGATACCCATATTATGGTGGGGCCGGAAGGAGGTGTCTCCATCGGCTCCGGCACCAGTATTCACCGGGGATGTCAGATTGATTCCTACAAGGCGCCGATATGGGTCGGCTGCGGAGTAGAAATCGCAGCGCGCTGCGATTTCCAATCCTTCGATCACGGGATCACCCCAAACGTACCAATTGCAAAGCAACCGCTCACAACTAAAGGGCCGATCATTATTGAAGATGGTGCTTGGCTTGGATACGGAGTTATTGTCCTATCTGGTGTTCGTATTGGGAAAGGCGCCGTTATTGGAGCCGGTTCAGTCGTAACGAAGGATGTGCCTGCAGGTTCCGTGGCAGTTGGCGTACCGGCGCGCGTGGTTCGGATGCGCTCAGATACTGAGGAGAGTATAGATGCCGAGTGA
- a CDS encoding class II glutamine amidotransferase domain-containing protein — MNKSGRVEGEILHPLGNALYRNQFVLGPYFIDEFPYWGKTKIRNSMCLTTHPDLNVYQATHENRTITLIGYILDPDNPRAYDRDIVNGLMSEVSNFDRFLDRSDKFGGRWILIVDDRTHIRLFHDAVGLRQVFYTDADHASDLWCASQPGMIAERLKLEMDPSASNFINSFKQRNREYWWPGDSCPYKEIRHLPPNHYLNLETGSSCRYWPNRPLEKLPLEEVAEKTAKTLRGLMESASTRYELAVSLTAGWDTRMLLAASKDIRDKVSYVTVRQVGMPGNHADIIVSSILVSKFGLRHDIVEAPAAMDAEFAQTFKKHASFAHEKWGPDAQAIMKYNSQGRVAVGGSASEVARCFYRPISDGQITPQVLSSLVMGNDVFAVRSFEKWLNGTSDIFNYNMFDLFYWEQRCGNWLAMSQLEFDIAWKDIFTPFNCRELLVNMLATEEKYRKPPKYELYREVMARLWPEVLSVPINPHKRKSLGGLLKSFLKTQLRRYTPDFVKRALS, encoded by the coding sequence GTGAATAAGTCTGGGAGAGTCGAGGGAGAAATTCTGCACCCATTGGGGAACGCGCTCTATCGCAATCAGTTCGTACTCGGCCCCTATTTTATCGATGAGTTTCCATACTGGGGGAAAACGAAAATCAGGAATTCGATGTGCCTAACGACGCATCCAGATTTGAATGTGTATCAAGCAACTCATGAGAATAGGACGATAACATTGATAGGGTATATCCTCGATCCGGATAATCCAAGGGCCTATGATAGAGATATAGTCAATGGCTTGATGAGTGAAGTTTCAAATTTCGATAGGTTCCTCGATCGAAGTGATAAATTCGGCGGTCGGTGGATATTGATCGTGGATGATCGAACGCACATAAGACTTTTTCATGATGCGGTTGGACTGCGTCAAGTGTTTTATACAGATGCAGACCACGCTTCAGATCTGTGGTGTGCGTCACAACCAGGAATGATTGCGGAACGATTAAAGTTGGAAATGGATCCGAGCGCGAGTAACTTCATCAACTCATTCAAACAAAGGAACCGAGAGTATTGGTGGCCTGGGGATAGTTGCCCGTATAAAGAAATACGGCATTTGCCGCCCAATCATTATTTGAACCTCGAAACTGGTTCAAGCTGTAGATATTGGCCTAATAGGCCACTAGAAAAGTTGCCGCTTGAAGAGGTTGCAGAGAAAACCGCCAAAACCTTACGAGGATTAATGGAAAGTGCCTCGACTCGATATGAGTTGGCGGTTTCGCTTACGGCTGGATGGGATACTAGAATGCTATTAGCGGCCTCTAAGGATATTCGCGATAAAGTTTCTTATGTCACTGTAAGACAAGTAGGGATGCCTGGCAACCATGCAGATATTATAGTTTCTTCCATCCTTGTATCTAAATTTGGATTGAGGCATGACATTGTGGAGGCTCCTGCCGCGATGGATGCGGAATTCGCCCAGACTTTTAAGAAACATGCGTCTTTTGCCCATGAAAAATGGGGACCGGATGCACAGGCCATTATGAAATATAACTCACAGGGTAGAGTCGCAGTGGGGGGAAGCGCATCAGAAGTTGCAAGATGTTTTTACCGGCCAATATCTGATGGACAGATAACTCCTCAGGTACTCTCATCTCTTGTGATGGGTAATGATGTATTTGCAGTGAGATCTTTTGAAAAATGGTTGAATGGAACCAGTGATATATTCAACTACAACATGTTCGATCTATTTTACTGGGAACAAAGATGTGGTAACTGGCTTGCTATGTCCCAATTGGAATTTGATATCGCGTGGAAAGACATTTTTACCCCTTTTAATTGCAGAGAGTTGTTAGTCAATATGCTAGCCACAGAGGAAAAATATAGGAAGCCACCTAAATATGAGTTATATCGGGAAGTCATGGCACGGCTATGGCCGGAAGTTCTAAGTGTTCCGATCAATCCTCACAAGAGAAAGAGTCTGGGCGGCTTGCTCAAGTCATTTTTGAAGACTCAATTGCGGCGCTATACCCCAGATTTCGTTAAGAGGGCGCTAAGTTAG
- a CDS encoding ABC transporter ATP-binding protein, with protein sequence MSEIAVQVDSLSKRYIIGARREKYATLRDRLVSGASRLFGRGTEAETDATNAMWALKDVSFSVKQGEVVGIIGRNGAGKSTLLKLLSRITSPTHGRIEITGRVSSLLEVGTGFHAELTGRENVYLNGTILGMKRAEVTQKFDEIVAFAGVEQFIDTPVKRYSSGMYLRLAFAVAAHLQPEILIVDEVLAVGDADFQKKCLGKMEGVADQGRTIFFVSHNMQAITRLCKRVIYLEDGQLRLDGSPHDVVKTYLHSGLGTMAVREWSDPVKAPSSRTARLWAVRVRNEEGQYTDQIDIRKPVGIEIEYEVLQPGRKFRGAIDVYNEEAVLLFVAHEADPAWRGRIRPPGRYRSIAWIPGNYLAEGTMIVNVSLDAVEPLDYLFKVRQAVAFHVVDTTDGDSARGNYAGPFPGLVRPLLKWSNEQDLSTTQGKQSVSGVT encoded by the coding sequence ATGAGTGAAATTGCCGTGCAAGTAGACAGCCTCTCCAAGCGCTACATCATCGGAGCGCGGCGAGAGAAGTATGCCACATTGCGCGATCGCCTTGTGTCGGGCGCGAGTCGCTTATTCGGTCGTGGCACAGAGGCGGAAACCGATGCCACCAATGCCATGTGGGCGTTGAAGGACGTCTCCTTTAGTGTCAAACAGGGTGAGGTGGTGGGGATTATCGGCCGCAACGGTGCTGGGAAAAGCACGCTTCTCAAGCTGCTGTCGAGGATCACCTCACCGACTCATGGGCGTATTGAGATCACGGGTCGTGTCTCTTCACTCTTGGAAGTAGGGACTGGCTTTCACGCGGAACTGACTGGGCGCGAGAATGTGTATCTCAACGGAACGATCTTGGGAATGAAGCGCGCCGAGGTCACCCAAAAGTTCGACGAGATCGTGGCGTTTGCCGGAGTGGAACAGTTCATCGATACGCCTGTCAAACGGTATTCCAGCGGGATGTATCTGCGGTTGGCGTTTGCTGTCGCGGCCCACTTGCAACCGGAAATTTTAATCGTCGATGAGGTGCTGGCGGTCGGGGATGCAGACTTTCAGAAGAAGTGCTTAGGCAAAATGGAAGGAGTGGCCGATCAAGGACGGACGATTTTCTTCGTCAGCCACAACATGCAGGCCATTACACGGCTGTGCAAACGGGTGATCTATTTGGAAGATGGGCAACTGCGTCTTGACGGATCCCCACATGACGTCGTGAAAACATACCTCCATTCAGGCCTTGGCACGATGGCGGTGCGAGAATGGTCGGACCCGGTGAAGGCGCCCAGCAGTCGCACCGCCCGGTTATGGGCGGTGCGCGTGCGAAACGAAGAGGGGCAGTACACCGATCAGATCGATATTCGGAAACCTGTCGGAATTGAGATCGAGTATGAGGTTCTCCAACCTGGTCGTAAGTTCAGGGGAGCGATAGATGTCTATAATGAGGAGGCGGTGTTGTTGTTTGTGGCTCATGAAGCGGATCCTGCGTGGAGAGGACGTATTCGACCACCCGGCCGTTACCGGAGTATCGCTTGGATTCCAGGAAATTACCTTGCTGAAGGAACCATGATTGTCAATGTGAGCCTTGACGCGGTAGAGCCGCTCGACTACCTCTTTAAAGTACGTCAGGCTGTCGCCTTTCATGTAGTGGATACGACTGATGGTGACTCGGCACGTGGCAACTATGCAGGGCCATTTCCAGGCTTGGTAAGGCCGCTGTTGAAGTGGAGCAATGAGCAAGATCTCAGTACTACTCAAGGGAAGCAGTCGGTGAGCGGCGTCACTTGA
- a CDS encoding polysaccharide biosynthesis/export family protein → MQYILRFLIISLVLVVSSGSGFCDSGVVKPDAGKLPADIPPPLPATTTQTEKAISQAMMDKLSNAVSSEYVIGAEDVLDITVWRNPDLSRQVQVRPDGRFSMPIIRDVMAVGKTPNKLAEEMTNKLKEYVQNPVVAVTLKEVNSSNIFLLGEVAHPGKYPLKSKTTLLQAITIAGGFKDTAARNQIVIFRFTDTAPGLKRFTASYDDIVLRSGITDNFELKPGDTLVVPSESMVVFPGR, encoded by the coding sequence ATGCAATACATCTTGCGGTTTCTGATCATCTCGCTGGTGTTGGTGGTAAGCTCGGGCTCCGGGTTCTGTGATTCGGGGGTGGTTAAGCCGGATGCCGGTAAATTGCCGGCAGATATTCCCCCTCCATTGCCTGCCACGACAACGCAGACCGAGAAAGCAATCAGTCAAGCGATGATGGATAAGCTATCGAATGCGGTCAGCAGTGAATATGTGATCGGCGCCGAAGATGTACTGGACATTACCGTCTGGAGGAATCCGGATCTGTCAAGACAAGTGCAAGTACGTCCCGATGGACGATTTTCAATGCCGATCATTCGCGACGTGATGGCCGTCGGGAAAACGCCCAATAAATTGGCCGAAGAAATGACGAACAAGCTCAAGGAATATGTCCAAAACCCGGTTGTGGCTGTGACCTTGAAGGAAGTCAATAGTTCCAATATCTTCCTGCTCGGTGAAGTCGCTCATCCCGGCAAGTATCCGCTCAAGAGCAAAACGACGCTGTTGCAAGCGATTACGATTGCAGGCGGATTCAAGGATACTGCGGCAAGAAATCAGATCGTCATTTTTCGGTTTACGGATACGGCCCCCGGCTTGAAGCGGTTCACTGCGAGCTACGACGATATCGTGCTTCGCAGTGGAATCACGGATAATTTCGAACTGAAGCCCGGTGATACCCTTGTAGTGCCAAGTGAGTCAATGGTGGTTTTCCCTGGTCGGTAG
- a CDS encoding ABC transporter permease, with protein sequence MAQSKSIINSPTQKLIIEKRSGLLRIDWAELWEYRELLYTLVEREIKVRYKQTAIGVSWVLLQPLIAMLIFTAIFGRMAKMPSDGIWYPAFILTALLPWAYFSQAITRSGTSLVTSANLVTKVYFPRMLLPLSAVVSPLIDFLLAMGLLFGLLMYAGIPLTWKVLTLPAFVLIAMLTATGVGLFVSATNVKYRDVGHAIPFVVQIWMFVSPIVYPVSLVPERWKLLYGLNPMAGVIEGFRWALLGKSAPDPLMMGASIIMVIVVLIGGVVYFRQMEREFADII encoded by the coding sequence ATGGCTCAATCAAAATCGATCATAAATTCACCCACGCAGAAGTTGATTATCGAGAAGCGAAGCGGGCTATTGAGGATCGATTGGGCTGAACTCTGGGAGTACCGGGAGTTGCTGTATACATTGGTTGAACGGGAAATCAAGGTTCGGTATAAGCAAACGGCTATCGGGGTAAGCTGGGTCCTTCTACAGCCCTTAATTGCGATGCTGATTTTTACCGCGATATTCGGACGGATGGCCAAGATGCCGTCCGATGGCATCTGGTATCCTGCGTTCATACTGACCGCTCTGCTTCCTTGGGCGTATTTTTCCCAAGCCATTACTCGCTCAGGGACGAGTCTTGTCACTAGTGCGAATTTGGTCACCAAGGTCTATTTCCCCAGGATGCTGCTGCCTCTTTCAGCGGTTGTTTCACCGTTGATCGACTTTCTGTTGGCGATGGGGTTGTTGTTTGGACTGCTCATGTATGCAGGAATTCCTCTCACCTGGAAAGTCCTCACACTGCCGGCATTCGTCCTGATCGCCATGCTGACGGCCACGGGGGTCGGCCTGTTTGTTTCCGCAACCAACGTCAAGTATCGAGATGTAGGTCATGCCATTCCCTTTGTAGTTCAGATCTGGATGTTTGTCTCACCGATTGTCTATCCTGTCAGCCTCGTGCCGGAGCGCTGGAAGTTGCTCTATGGTCTCAATCCGATGGCTGGGGTCATTGAAGGTTTTCGTTGGGCATTGTTGGGGAAAAGCGCTCCGGATCCATTGATGATGGGGGCAAGTATTATCATGGTAATCGTCGTGCTGATCGGGGGAGTTGTCTATTTTCGACAGATGGAACGAGAATTTGCCGATATCATTTAA
- the asnB gene encoding asparagine synthase (glutamine-hydrolyzing): MCGIAGELRFREKEPVGADWDRISSMMSRRGPDDSGFWSEDGVCTLAFRRLSIIDLSSGGHQPMTAGKGRYVLVFNGEVYNFVELREQLRQRGVEFRSTSDSEVVLHALIEWNVAALDKFNGMFALAFYDSVEKKLILARDHAGMKPLYYLTSDRGIVFGSQYDQLLAHPWSYGLGVSGEALGLYLRLAHIPAPFAMIENTHMLEPGTWMEITANGQSRQDRFFILPQYAEPSLRGEAALEAVDEAITRAVRRHLVSDVPVGAFLSGGIDSPLVVAKMRSVSANPIRTFTIGTGEKKTDESLDAQAYAKEIGVEHKIEYVRTEQVLDLVADVIDACGEPFGDYSIFPTLLAARLASRDHKVVLSGDGGDELFWGYPSRFSTLIRLAVDFRMPLWLRRVRWGVKRASLRGNDRCLLMDSVGDSHRAMHTRFPEALLQEIFPSLPVWPPGCNVYAYDGRDPDQIAQVSRWNEFVYHLTMVLLKVDRASMYNSLEVRVPFLDREVIDVASKVDWKDCLQVGPQIGKIPLRRALAKQVTYQTHAKRGFEAPMATWLRTSMREMFEEYVLNRTDILGLEIDREAVRRVFDQHVHRERNHAKGLWPLLSLALWTRKYRSHSPVSNSNMLSR; this comes from the coding sequence ATGTGCGGAATAGCTGGAGAATTAAGATTCAGGGAGAAAGAGCCCGTAGGTGCCGATTGGGACAGAATTAGTTCCATGATGTCCCGCCGGGGACCGGATGACAGCGGATTCTGGTCTGAGGATGGGGTTTGCACGTTGGCGTTTCGCAGGCTGTCCATTATTGATTTGAGTTCCGGAGGCCATCAGCCCATGACTGCCGGTAAAGGCCGGTATGTCCTCGTGTTTAACGGCGAAGTCTATAACTTTGTAGAGCTCAGGGAGCAATTGCGGCAGCGCGGGGTGGAATTCCGTTCAACGAGCGATAGCGAGGTCGTATTGCATGCCTTAATAGAATGGAATGTTGCGGCACTGGATAAGTTTAACGGGATGTTCGCATTAGCCTTCTATGACAGCGTTGAGAAGAAGCTGATTTTGGCGCGCGATCATGCCGGCATGAAACCACTCTATTATTTGACGTCCGATCGGGGGATTGTATTCGGTTCACAGTATGATCAATTACTGGCGCATCCATGGAGTTATGGCCTCGGGGTGTCAGGGGAAGCGCTAGGGCTGTATTTGCGGTTGGCGCATATTCCGGCTCCTTTTGCCATGATAGAGAACACCCACATGCTTGAACCGGGTACGTGGATGGAAATCACAGCCAATGGACAAAGCCGACAGGATCGCTTCTTTATTTTGCCCCAGTATGCCGAGCCTTCGTTGAGAGGGGAGGCAGCTTTAGAGGCGGTGGATGAAGCGATCACACGAGCTGTGAGACGGCATTTGGTCAGCGACGTTCCTGTGGGAGCATTTTTATCGGGCGGCATCGACTCGCCTTTGGTCGTGGCGAAGATGCGGTCTGTCAGCGCAAACCCTATCCGGACATTTACGATCGGCACCGGTGAGAAGAAAACCGATGAATCTCTGGATGCGCAAGCCTATGCGAAAGAGATCGGGGTCGAGCATAAGATCGAATATGTCCGAACGGAGCAGGTGCTGGACCTCGTTGCAGACGTTATCGACGCCTGTGGGGAGCCGTTTGGCGACTACTCGATATTCCCTACCTTGCTGGCTGCAAGATTGGCCAGCCGCGACCATAAAGTCGTGCTGTCGGGAGACGGCGGTGACGAATTGTTTTGGGGCTATCCCAGTCGTTTTTCCACGCTGATCAGGCTTGCGGTGGATTTCAGGATGCCGCTCTGGCTGAGAAGGGTGCGATGGGGAGTCAAACGCGCTTCCTTAAGAGGCAATGATAGGTGTTTGCTCATGGACTCAGTGGGTGACTCCCATCGTGCGATGCATACCCGCTTCCCTGAAGCATTGCTGCAAGAAATATTTCCTTCATTGCCGGTCTGGCCGCCGGGATGCAATGTATATGCATACGACGGCCGTGATCCCGATCAGATCGCCCAGGTGTCGCGATGGAATGAATTTGTGTACCACTTGACTATGGTATTGCTGAAGGTAGACCGGGCCAGTATGTACAATTCCCTAGAGGTTCGTGTTCCGTTTCTCGATCGAGAGGTGATTGACGTGGCGTCGAAGGTCGACTGGAAAGACTGTTTGCAGGTCGGTCCTCAAATCGGGAAAATCCCCTTGAGACGCGCCTTGGCGAAACAGGTCACGTATCAGACTCATGCGAAACGAGGGTTTGAGGCTCCGATGGCGACCTGGCTCAGAACCTCCATGAGGGAAATGTTCGAGGAGTATGTCCTGAACCGAACTGACATCCTTGGTCTTGAAATCGATCGAGAGGCGGTTCGTAGGGTCTTTGACCAGCATGTTCATAGAGAACGTAACCATGCAAAGGGACTTTGGCCATTGCTGAGTTTGGCATTATGGACAAGAAAATATCGCTCGCATTCACCGGTGAGTAACAGCAATATGCTGTCTCGGTAG
- a CDS encoding polysaccharide biosynthesis/export family protein, with protein MSRTLSIGLVLCSIVAQIGCHGPVTSREYRASDVPTEFLLGSEDQIEINVWKNPDLSRITLIRPDGYVSMPIIGDVQAAGLTAEALAAQITERLKGYIQNPSVSVNVKELNSYAVFVLGEVTKPGKYQLKSYVTVLQAISMAGGFTNYASKNRLQVVRVIESPGHKRQEIHIPLRYDDLVSGRGEPGNIVLASGDTLVVP; from the coding sequence GTGTCAAGGACCCTGTCGATCGGCCTCGTGTTGTGCTCCATTGTGGCTCAAATCGGCTGCCATGGGCCGGTGACATCCAGGGAATACAGGGCATCCGATGTGCCGACAGAGTTTCTGCTCGGCTCTGAGGACCAGATCGAGATCAATGTCTGGAAAAATCCGGATTTGTCCAGGATCACGTTGATACGGCCGGATGGCTATGTCTCTATGCCGATCATAGGCGACGTGCAAGCAGCCGGCCTCACGGCAGAGGCGCTCGCCGCGCAGATTACTGAGCGTCTCAAGGGTTACATCCAGAACCCTTCGGTATCGGTGAACGTCAAGGAACTCAACAGTTATGCCGTGTTTGTGTTGGGTGAGGTTACCAAGCCGGGAAAGTATCAGCTCAAGTCCTACGTAACTGTGCTACAAGCTATTTCGATGGCCGGCGGCTTTACCAACTATGCCAGCAAGAACCGACTACAAGTCGTGCGGGTAATTGAAAGCCCTGGTCACAAACGTCAGGAAATCCACATTCCGCTACGTTATGATGATCTCGTCAGCGGGCGTGGTGAACCAGGCAACATTGTGTTGGCCTCCGGGGACACGCTTGTCGTGCCGTGA
- a CDS encoding glycosyltransferase family protein, protein MRGRIAQQKEVVAVLPAAGRSLRLAPLPCSKEVFPVGFGSIPGLQGTRPKVVSHYLLECLRKSGVRKGYVVIRQGKWDIPAYWGDGGMLGMDLAYVVIEGSSGPPDTIDRAYPFIKDKVVAFGFPDIIFHPHDVFAKLLTRLDRPGVDVVLALFPAHDPKAMDMVEVDEDLRVRAIHLKPKTTRLRYAWLCAVWTPVFTEFLHQFLSGVKRGHGAGVIGNRKIDPQGDIPVGLVLKKAVQAKLTIEGEMFPLGSYIDVGIPQHLVRAVKTHS, encoded by the coding sequence ATGAGAGGTAGGATCGCTCAGCAAAAGGAAGTGGTGGCGGTGCTTCCAGCGGCCGGCAGATCTCTTCGATTGGCTCCGCTTCCCTGCAGCAAGGAAGTCTTTCCTGTCGGCTTTGGTTCTATCCCCGGGCTCCAGGGGACGCGTCCCAAGGTGGTGAGTCACTATCTGTTGGAATGCCTCAGGAAATCAGGGGTTCGGAAGGGCTATGTCGTCATTCGGCAAGGGAAATGGGATATTCCGGCATACTGGGGAGATGGGGGAATGCTCGGGATGGACCTTGCCTATGTGGTCATTGAAGGGTCGAGTGGCCCACCTGATACGATCGATCGGGCGTACCCCTTTATCAAGGATAAGGTCGTGGCGTTTGGGTTTCCGGACATTATTTTTCATCCGCACGATGTATTTGCCAAATTACTGACCCGACTCGATCGACCTGGGGTTGATGTCGTGTTAGCGCTGTTTCCGGCACATGATCCCAAGGCGATGGATATGGTCGAGGTTGATGAAGATCTCCGCGTCCGCGCGATTCATCTCAAGCCGAAGACGACACGACTGCGGTATGCCTGGTTATGTGCGGTGTGGACGCCGGTGTTTACGGAATTTTTGCACCAGTTTCTGTCCGGAGTGAAGAGAGGGCACGGCGCAGGAGTCATCGGGAATCGCAAGATTGACCCTCAAGGAGACATTCCCGTGGGCCTTGTGCTGAAGAAAGCGGTGCAGGCCAAACTCACTATTGAAGGCGAGATGTTCCCATTAGGGTCGTACATCGATGTCGGGATCCCTCAGCACCTGGTCAGAGCCGTGAAAACCCACTCATGA
- a CDS encoding glutamate-1-semialdehyde 2,1-aminomutase → MNFKKSKALQPRAHALIPGGCHTYAKGDDQYPDQAPGFLVKGRGCHVWDIDGNEFIEYNMGLRSVTLGYAEERILNVAHKHMLEGNHFTRPSPIEVECAEEMLSIIEGAEMVKFGKNGSDVTSAAIRLSRAYTGRDLVAVCADHPFFSVDDWFIGATAMPAGIPKAVQELTLKFNYNSIESIQALFRQYPGQIACLIMEPEKETAPVDDFLHAAQDLCRDNGTVFILDEMICGFRWHLGGGQRYHRIVPDLSTFGKALGNSFAVSALVGKRELMKRGGLDHEAERVFLLSLTHGGETFALAAAKEVIQIYKREPVIERMWSAGRRLEQGLQKSIDEHHLGEYFKVVGKPCALVYATLDAEKRPSQSFRTLFLQETIKRGILAPSFVVSYCHTDADIDRTVDAVHDALRIYRRALNEGIDKYLIGRSVKPAFRRYA, encoded by the coding sequence ATGAATTTTAAGAAGTCAAAGGCATTGCAACCGCGCGCGCATGCCCTTATCCCAGGCGGTTGCCATACCTATGCTAAAGGTGACGACCAATACCCGGACCAAGCTCCTGGGTTCCTCGTTAAAGGGCGTGGATGCCATGTCTGGGACATCGATGGAAATGAGTTCATTGAATACAACATGGGGCTTCGCTCCGTGACCCTGGGCTATGCGGAGGAACGGATACTCAACGTCGCCCACAAGCATATGTTGGAGGGCAATCATTTCACCAGGCCTTCGCCGATTGAGGTTGAATGCGCGGAGGAAATGCTCAGCATCATTGAGGGCGCTGAAATGGTGAAATTCGGAAAGAATGGGTCCGACGTGACGAGCGCGGCGATTCGACTCTCTCGTGCATACACGGGGCGAGACCTCGTCGCCGTGTGTGCGGACCACCCATTCTTTTCCGTAGACGATTGGTTTATTGGAGCCACGGCGATGCCCGCAGGTATCCCCAAGGCTGTTCAAGAGTTAACGCTCAAGTTCAATTATAATTCCATAGAAAGCATTCAGGCGTTGTTTCGGCAGTATCCGGGCCAGATTGCCTGTCTCATCATGGAACCTGAAAAAGAGACGGCACCGGTCGATGACTTTCTGCATGCAGCTCAGGATCTCTGTAGAGACAACGGCACGGTTTTTATCCTTGACGAAATGATTTGCGGGTTTCGGTGGCACCTTGGCGGCGGGCAACGCTATCATCGGATCGTTCCGGACTTATCGACGTTCGGCAAGGCTCTAGGGAACAGTTTTGCTGTTTCTGCGCTTGTGGGCAAACGAGAGCTTATGAAACGAGGAGGGTTGGACCACGAGGCGGAGCGAGTCTTCTTATTGTCGCTTACGCATGGGGGGGAGACTTTTGCGCTGGCGGCCGCGAAGGAAGTCATTCAGATCTATAAACGGGAACCTGTGATTGAAAGAATGTGGAGTGCGGGCAGGCGTCTGGAGCAAGGACTTCAAAAGTCCATCGACGAGCATCATCTGGGAGAATACTTCAAGGTTGTGGGGAAGCCATGCGCGCTCGTGTACGCAACCTTGGATGCTGAAAAGAGACCATCCCAATCCTTCAGAACGCTCTTTCTCCAGGAGACGATCAAACGAGGGATACTTGCGCCATCATTCGTCGTGAGCTATTGTCATACGGATGCGGATATCGACAGAACAGTCGACGCGGTTCATGATGCGTTACGGATTTATCGCCGAGCCTTAAATGAAGGTATAGACAAGTATCTCATCGGTCGTTCCGTGAAGCCGGCATTCCGACGCTATGCCTAG
- a CDS encoding outer membrane beta-barrel protein, with the protein MTTVNGGLALRHESRDIEADLQVGGNYNKFVTNTDLDFFGANLNGTVGLDRWVDQYVRGARLGVTQNLIYTPEQSFGRSAAVDDFEGGLLTFRRSRLLNTTAFNGSYPLSRDASLEGGYTFGLRRVTRGTDGGVEAIATFFNTMTHTWFGGPRYNLTRNDSVAALYRQTFFTQERSEGGRTFSGNIITLEGDYTKVFPEWTFTVRGGVTFVEPVGRTFPSGSIHVTTKPERDTVLDLTLSRDAKPSFFLQGGSRINNRAQASIRHRIYERLSVSGSGGYALSQFFPNTDAQFQIVTGASRLEYKLTRNISGELFYMFNHVSTEGTALEYQVSRHQVGFMLSVMLESLGESLGFD; encoded by the coding sequence GTGACGACTGTGAACGGTGGGCTAGCCCTGCGGCACGAGAGTCGTGACATTGAAGCTGACCTGCAGGTGGGGGGGAACTATAATAAGTTTGTGACCAATACGGACTTGGACTTTTTTGGCGCGAATCTCAACGGCACTGTTGGCTTGGATCGATGGGTTGATCAGTATGTCAGAGGAGCGCGGTTGGGCGTCACGCAGAACTTGATATATACGCCCGAGCAATCTTTTGGGAGATCGGCGGCGGTTGATGACTTCGAGGGGGGTCTCCTAACCTTTCGGCGGAGCAGGCTTCTGAACACAACAGCCTTCAATGGGAGCTACCCTCTGTCCCGAGATGCTTCTTTGGAAGGTGGGTACACATTCGGCCTTCGGAGGGTGACTCGTGGCACCGACGGCGGGGTTGAAGCCATCGCCACCTTCTTTAACACGATGACTCACACCTGGTTTGGAGGACCCCGATATAACCTCACGCGAAACGACAGCGTGGCCGCCTTGTATCGACAGACCTTTTTTACCCAAGAACGGTCTGAAGGCGGCAGGACATTCAGTGGCAATATCATCACGCTCGAAGGTGACTATACGAAGGTATTCCCGGAGTGGACGTTCACTGTCCGCGGAGGCGTCACCTTTGTTGAACCAGTTGGGCGGACGTTCCCGTCTGGTTCTATCCACGTCACAACCAAACCGGAGCGGGATACTGTCCTCGATCTGACGCTTTCACGGGACGCCAAACCGTCATTCTTTTTACAGGGAGGATCGCGGATCAACAATCGTGCGCAGGCGAGCATCAGACATCGAATTTATGAGCGACTCAGTGTCAGCGGGAGTGGTGGGTATGCCCTTAGTCAATTTTTCCCCAATACAGATGCTCAATTTCAGATTGTCACTGGAGCATCGAGGCTTGAGTATAAGTTGACGAGGAACATCAGCGGAGAGCTCTTTTATATGTTCAACCACGTTTCTACCGAGGGAACGGCACTTGAGTACCAGGTCTCACGCCATCAAGTAGGATTTATGCTGTCGGTAATGTTGGAATCGTTAGGAGAATCGCTCGGATTCGACTAG